The window CGACAGCCGCACCCGGCATTCTCGTCTCAGCGCATCCATACGTGCTGACCCCGGTAGGCGCTACCAAGCATTACTGACGTGACAGACGCTCTTTCAGTACTGTTTGCTCTCCAGTGGGAGTCCGCTGCCGTATGGCGGCGGGACTTCAGGCGGTGCTCCCGAAGGTGGCGACAGGTTCGAGTCCAGGGCTGTCCTTGAAAGCCAGGCCCAGGCTGGCCAGTTTCTCCTTGACCTCGTCGATGGACTTCGTACCGAAGTTGCGGATGTCGAGCAGGTCGGCCTCGGAGCGGGCGACGAGCTCTTCCACGGAGTGGATGCCCTCGCGCTTGAGGCAGTTGTAGGAGCGGACGGTGAGGTCGAGCTCCTCGATCGGCAGCGCCAGGTCGGCGGCGAGGGCGGCGTCCGTGGGGGACGGGCCCATGTCGATGCCCTCGGCGTCGATGTTCAGCTCGCGGGCGAGGCCGAACAGCTCGACCAGGGTCTTGCCGGCGGAGGCCATGGCGTCACGGGGACGCATGGCCTGCTTGGTCTCGACGTCGACGATCAGCTTGTCGAAGTCGGTGCGCTGCTCGACACGAGTCGCCTCGACCTTGTACGTGACCTTGAGTACCGGGCTGTAGATGGAGTCGACCGGGATACGGCCGATCTCCTGGCCGACCTGCTTGTTCTGCACGGCGGATACATACCCGCGGCCACGCTCGACCGTGAGCTCCATCTCCAGCTTGCCCTTGCCGTTCAGCGTGGCGAGAACCAGGTCGGGGTTGTGCACCTCGACGCTGCCCCGCAGAGCGATGTCGGCGGCGGTGACCAGACCCGGGCCCTGCTTGCGCAGGTACATCACGACCGGCTCGTCGT of the Streptomyces aurantiacus genome contains:
- a CDS encoding DNA-directed RNA polymerase subunit alpha, with product MLIAQRPSLAEEVVDEFRSRFVIEPLEPGFGYTLGNSLRRTLLSSIPGAAVTSIRIDGVLHEFTTVPGVREDVTDLILNIKQLVFSSEDDEPVVMYLRKQGPGLVTAADIALRGSVEVHNPDLVLATLNGKGKLEMELTVERGRGYVSAVQNKQVGQEIGRIPVDSIYSPVLKVTYKVEATRVEQRTDFDKLIVDVETKQAMRPRDAMASAGKTLVELFGLARELNIDAEGIDMGPSPTDAALAADLALPIEELDLTVRSYNCLKREGIHSVEELVARSEADLLDIRNFGTKSIDEVKEKLASLGLAFKDSPGLEPVATFGSTA